In a genomic window of Kwoniella newhampshirensis strain CBS 13917 chromosome 8, whole genome shotgun sequence:
- a CDS encoding phosphoglycerate dehydrogenase: MSASIPVPARERTASVSASDPPSSIPIPANTRGIPASSFGPQSPGAGTSPRGYSASFSTSPSASHLRGNSLGSAFHGIARQLTAFLPPNYTLSEEPEDQEKRQGTTKILLLENINLDAAEFLKKQGYEVDHVTKAYSEEELIAKLPNYQAIGIRSKTKITQRVIDANPQLLVIGCFCIGTNQVDLDHAAKRGIAVFNSPYANSRSVAELVISEIIALSRQIVDRTHEMRAGIWNKLSKNCWEVRGKTLGIVGYGHIGSQLSVLAEAFGMTVIYYDVIPIMPLGTARQVETLGELLSRADFVTLHVPEIQDTIGMMGEAEFAQMKTGSFFINNARGRVVDLSALASALESGHLAGAAVDVFPKEPGANGPGFNETLGEFIPRLRNVPNLILTPHIGGSTEEAQRAIGSEVSTALARYLNYGTSLGAVNFPEVDLRAITTSDERHIRVCHVHRNEPGVLRGINNILADHNIEKQYSDSKGDIAYLMADISGVGEEEVVGIYNAIKNTRANILTRLLCEWLR, from the exons ATGTCCGCTTCAATCCCTGTGCCTGCTCGAGAGAGGACAGCTTCGGTGTCTGCTTCCGATCCTCCTAGCTC CATCCCTATTCCCGCCAACACACGTGGCATCCCCGCATCTTCATTTGGTCCCCAGTCCCCCGGTGCTGGCACCTCACCTCGAGGGTACTCTGCCAGCTTCTCCACGTCTCCCTCCGCCAGCCATCTCCGTGGAAACTCGCTCGGTTCTGCCTTCCATGGGATCGCCCGACAGTTGACCGCTTTCCTCCCTCCAAACTATACTCTTTCAGAAGAGCCagaggatcaggagaagagacagGGTACCACAAAGATCCTGCTCTTGGAAAATATCAACCTCGATGCGGCCGAGTTCTTGAAGAAGCAGGGCTACGAA GTGGATCACGTTACAAAGGCTTACTCTGAGGAAGAGCTCATTGCCAAGCTACCCAACTACCAGGCGATCGGTATCAGGTCCAAGACCAAGATCACCCAGAGAGTCATCGACGCGAACCCTCAA CTTCTTGTCATTGGCTGTTTCTGTATTGGAACGAATCAAGTCGACCTTGACCATGCTGCTAAGCGTGGTATTGCCGTTTTCAACTCGCCTTACGCCAACTCTCGTTCCGTTGCGGAGCTCGTCATCTCAGAAATCATTGCCCTCTCTCGACAGATCGTTGACCGAACACATGAGATGCGAGCTGGTATCTGGAACAAGCTTTCCAAGAACTGTTGGGAGGTCCGAGGAAAGACTTTGGGCATTGTCGGTTACGGTCATATCGGTTCTCAGCTATCTGTCCTTGCTGAAGCTTTCGGTATGACCGTCATCTACTACGACGTCATCCCTATCATGCCTTTGGGTACCGCTCGACAGGTCGAGACTCTGGGCGAACTGCTTTCAAGAGCAGACTTTGTCACTCTTCATGTTCCCGAGATTCAGGACACCATTGGTATGATGGGTGAAGCTGAGTTTGCTCAAATGAAGACCGGAtctttcttcatcaacaacgCTCGAGGACGAGTCGTCGATCTCTCGGCTCTTGCTTCTGCTCTCGAGTCTGGTCACCTCGCAGGAGCAGCTGTTGATGTATTCCCCAAGGAACCCGGAGCCAATGGACCGGGTTTCAACGAGACTCTTGGCGAATTCATTCCTCGACTCCGAAATGTTCCTaacctcatcctcaccccTCACATCGGTGGATCCACCGAGGAGGCTCAACGAGCTATCGGTTCAGAGGTCTCAACGGCTTTGGCTAGATATCTCAATTACGGCACTTCCCTTGGAGCTGTCAACTTCCCCGAGGTCGATCTCCGAGCTATCACCACCTCTGACGAGAGACATATCCGTGTCTGTCACGTACACAGGAACGAGCCTGGTGTGTTGAGGGGAATCAACAATATCTTGGCCGATCACAATATCGAGAAGCAATACTCTGATTCCAAGGGAGATATTGCGTACCTCATGGCGGACATCAGTGGCGtaggtgaagaagaggtcgtgGGGATATACAATGCTATCAAGAACACGAGGGCTAATATTCTTACGAGATTGCTTTGTGAGTGGTTGAGATAA
- a CDS encoding UV excision repair protein Rad23, whose translation MVKITFKTVQNKLFTVDAETSETVGDLKKKIQETQTFPAENQKLIYSGKILNDAATVESLKIKEKDFLVVMVAKPKAAPAAAAASSSTPTIPVATPAAPAPAETPAAPVAEPAPASTETSSAQAAESTAVESGLGGSFVTGSALQQAIEGMVEMGFERDLVVRALRASFNNPDRAVEYLMSGNIPQVEGMGQPAAPPAAAPPAAAPALAAVPAPAAAPAQTAAPQAPAPQTSAPGSAENLFAAAEAAMQRDRGAPAGVPAGLGGGPGAAAGAARGLGGLEGAPQLQQLRELVQQNPALIQPLLQQIAASNPQLAQIITQNPQALYDLLGAGPAGEGDDEDDYGGQQVMQVNLTQEEAAAVERLEALGFDRQMVLQAYMLCDKNEELAANFLFENTEEDQ comes from the exons atggtcaagatCACCTTCAAGACCGTCCAGAACAAG TTGTTCACAGTCGACGCCGAGACCTCCGAGACG GTTGGCGATCTGAAGAAAAAGATCCAGGAGACACAGACCTTCCCAGCTGAGAACCAGAAGCTCATTTACTCTG GTAAGATCCTCAATGATGCTGCTACTGTCGAGTCTCTCAAaatcaaggagaaggacttcctcgtcgtgATGGTCGCCAAG CCCAAAGCAGCTCctgccgccgccgccgctTCAAGTTCGACCCCTACAATCCCTGTCGCTACTCCTGCTGCGCCCGCTCCTGCCGAGACTCCCGCCGCTCCCGTTGCTGAGCCAGCTCCTGCCTCTACTGAAACCTCTTCTGCGCAAGCTGCCGAATCCACTGCTGTTGAGTCTGGCTTGGGGGGTTCTTTCG TGACCGGATCGGCACTCCAACAGGCGATTGAGGGAATGGTCGAGATGGGTTTCGAGCGAGATTTGGTAGTCAGGGCTTTGAGAGCGAGTTTCAACAATCCTGATAGGGCTGTCGAGTACTTGATGAGT GGTAACATCCCTCAAGTCGAGGGTATGGGACAACCGGCTGCGCCTCCAGCT GCTGCTCCCCCTGCT GCCGCTCCAGCACTTGCTGCTGTTCCTGCCCCCGCTGCTGCCCCCGCTCAAACTGCTGCTCCCCAAGCACCCGCACCGCAAACTTCTGCGCCAGGAAGCGCCGAGAACTTGTTTGCC GCCGCTGAAGCTGCTA TGCAACGAGATCGAGGCGCACCCGCTGGTGTTCCTGCTGGTCTTGGTGGCGGTCCTGGTGCCGCTGCCGGTGCCGCCCGTGGTCTTGGAGGTCTCGAAGGTGCGCCCCAACTCCAACAACTtcgagag TTGGTCCAACAAAATCCTGCTCTCATTCAACCCTTACTGCAGCAAATCGCTGCCTCAAATCCTCAACTCGCTCAGATCATCACCCAGAACCCCCAAGCTCTTTATGACCTTCTCGGTGCTGGCCCGgctggagagggagatgacgaggatgattACGGTGGTCAGCAAGTCATGCAGGTGAACCTTACGCAAGAGGAAGCTGCTGCGGTCGAAAGA CTTGAGGCTCTGGGCTTTGACCGTCAGATGGTGCTTCAAGCCTACATGCTCTGCGACAAGAACGAAGAATTGGCCGCCAATTTCTTGTTCGAGAACACCGAGGAGGACCAATGA